A genomic window from Microbacterium sp. ET2 includes:
- a CDS encoding AfsR/SARP family transcriptional regulator, translated as MNAVQIHLFGGLRVTGEGAPPPVRGAIPEAILCRLALDPERSFSTDELVEALWPAASDSVVSSLRAHLSRLRTRGWGELLPGGRGGYRLAVAPEAVDVIRYRRLLQVGGADRARALAEAEALWIGAPLARVGEFPFAPPVIAELGMLRRDAALELADREVAAARPASAVAALAPWADDLEDDEVGVRLAGALADAGRIADALAEVDRRVAHRRRAGATVSASEGWASLRDRIARGEGGGAGLAAAGGAGAGRVGAPAPAPAPGDLGADASGGSVGTVAGADEPGGPSAARRALIGRVAELDRISDARAQSRLVTLTGPAGVGKTRLAAEVARRGAAGADDDAQWFVDLTVIRSPDRLIGAVAETLGCASEIDAIAAAVGGRRTLVVFDNAEHVLGETAALAAALLERCAGLSVLVTSREAMRMAGERVVPVEPLLGGALDDAVDLFLERARDSGGMTGWSADDRAAVRRLCVALDGLPLAIELAAARLDVLSLDEVAGSLEALGPEGSGAGRHDSLDAAIGWSVGMISDDERGTLGQLARFSGSFGLDAVAGICRVEGADPRESTIALVRRSLVVPAGAVGGGRRFRLLDTVRRYARMHLQAEDDAEWWARHGSWMAAYADRTAPLLRSAAAPKARASLRSYAADLQDATARAIRSGDRALAVELVGSLAWFWYERGQADEALNLIDQALAVPGPRRPGPEARALYAATFMQAVGGDPLATVHALRRFAEAADDAADPPHAMIAHTLLGSLAAVEGNIEAREAELAIAERWRTQVGEEDRWAIADHLYIRGDALRIAGHPAQALDSLEEGYRLAAEIGHTWTLAASCYITGKVLTQVGRPRDAVGILRTGAGHSLARGDRISALAAVNAIAVALVELGAVEEAAELFGLVDALGPRFGFHPVASDGSYAEPFRARAAASLGGAWDLARARGAARDVAWALERSAAAAGGS; from the coding sequence GTGAACGCCGTTCAGATCCACCTCTTCGGGGGGCTCCGGGTCACCGGTGAGGGGGCACCGCCGCCGGTGCGCGGCGCGATCCCCGAGGCCATCCTCTGCAGGCTCGCACTCGACCCGGAGCGGTCGTTCTCTACGGACGAGCTCGTCGAGGCGCTCTGGCCCGCCGCATCCGACAGCGTCGTGTCGAGCCTGCGCGCCCACCTGTCCCGCCTGCGGACGCGCGGGTGGGGGGAGCTGCTGCCTGGCGGGCGCGGCGGATACCGCCTGGCGGTCGCCCCCGAGGCGGTCGATGTCATCCGCTATCGGCGACTGCTTCAGGTCGGCGGCGCCGACCGCGCCCGGGCGCTCGCCGAAGCCGAGGCGCTGTGGATCGGCGCTCCGCTGGCGCGGGTCGGAGAATTCCCGTTCGCGCCGCCCGTCATCGCCGAGCTCGGGATGCTGCGGCGAGACGCAGCTCTCGAGCTCGCCGATCGGGAGGTGGCCGCTGCGCGGCCCGCCTCGGCCGTCGCTGCCCTCGCGCCGTGGGCCGATGACCTCGAGGACGACGAGGTGGGTGTGCGGCTCGCCGGAGCGCTCGCCGACGCGGGGCGCATCGCGGACGCGCTGGCCGAGGTGGATCGCCGCGTCGCGCACCGGCGTCGTGCCGGGGCAACGGTGTCGGCGTCGGAGGGGTGGGCGAGCCTGCGCGATCGCATCGCCCGCGGCGAGGGCGGTGGTGCGGGCCTTGCAGCAGCGGGCGGCGCAGGCGCCGGTCGGGTCGGCGCGCCGGCGCCGGCGCCGGCGCCGGGTGACCTCGGGGCCGACGCGTCAGGGGGTTCGGTCGGAACGGTCGCGGGTGCGGATGAACCAGGAGGGCCCTCGGCGGCGCGTCGGGCGCTGATCGGTCGGGTGGCCGAACTCGATCGCATCTCCGACGCGCGGGCTCAGTCGCGACTGGTTACCCTGACCGGGCCGGCCGGGGTCGGAAAGACGCGCCTGGCCGCCGAGGTCGCCCGTCGCGGGGCGGCGGGCGCCGACGACGACGCGCAGTGGTTCGTCGATCTCACCGTCATCCGCTCTCCCGACCGCCTGATCGGCGCGGTCGCCGAGACGCTCGGCTGTGCGAGCGAGATCGACGCGATCGCAGCCGCGGTCGGCGGGCGGCGGACGCTCGTGGTGTTCGACAACGCCGAACACGTCCTCGGCGAGACGGCCGCGCTCGCCGCCGCGCTGCTGGAGCGCTGCGCCGGCCTGAGTGTGCTCGTCACGAGCCGGGAGGCGATGCGGATGGCGGGCGAGCGGGTCGTGCCGGTCGAGCCGCTTCTCGGCGGGGCACTGGATGACGCGGTCGACCTGTTTCTGGAGCGTGCACGTGACAGCGGCGGAATGACCGGGTGGAGCGCCGATGATCGGGCCGCCGTGCGGCGTCTGTGCGTCGCACTCGACGGGCTGCCGCTCGCGATCGAGCTCGCCGCGGCGCGGCTCGACGTGCTGAGCCTCGATGAGGTCGCCGGTTCGCTCGAGGCCCTCGGACCGGAGGGGAGCGGGGCGGGCCGGCACGATTCGCTCGACGCGGCCATCGGCTGGAGCGTCGGCATGATCTCCGATGACGAGCGAGGCACCCTCGGCCAGCTGGCGCGTTTCTCCGGTTCGTTCGGCCTCGACGCTGTGGCCGGCATATGCCGGGTCGAAGGAGCCGACCCCCGCGAGTCGACGATCGCCCTCGTTCGTCGTTCCCTGGTCGTCCCCGCCGGGGCCGTCGGAGGGGGGCGCCGTTTCCGGCTTCTCGACACCGTTCGACGGTACGCCCGGATGCACCTCCAGGCCGAGGACGACGCCGAGTGGTGGGCGCGACACGGGAGCTGGATGGCTGCGTATGCCGATCGCACAGCCCCGCTCCTGCGGTCCGCGGCGGCGCCGAAGGCACGTGCCTCGCTGCGGAGCTATGCGGCTGATCTGCAGGATGCCACGGCCCGCGCCATCCGCTCGGGAGACCGCGCCCTGGCGGTCGAGCTCGTCGGGTCGCTGGCGTGGTTCTGGTACGAGCGCGGACAGGCCGATGAGGCGCTGAACCTCATCGATCAGGCGCTCGCCGTTCCCGGCCCTCGACGTCCCGGACCCGAGGCGCGGGCGCTGTATGCCGCGACGTTCATGCAGGCGGTGGGAGGTGATCCACTGGCGACCGTGCACGCCCTGCGCCGCTTCGCAGAGGCGGCCGACGACGCCGCCGACCCGCCGCACGCGATGATCGCGCACACGCTGCTCGGCTCGCTCGCCGCCGTCGAAGGCAACATCGAGGCGCGCGAGGCCGAGCTCGCGATCGCCGAGCGGTGGCGCACCCAGGTCGGGGAGGAAGATCGCTGGGCTATCGCGGATCACCTGTACATCCGCGGTGATGCGCTGCGGATCGCCGGACACCCGGCGCAGGCGCTCGACAGCCTCGAGGAGGGGTATCGGCTGGCCGCCGAGATCGGACACACGTGGACGCTCGCCGCGTCCTGTTACATCACGGGGAAGGTCTTGACTCAGGTGGGGCGCCCGCGCGATGCGGTGGGGATCCTCCGCACCGGCGCCGGCCACTCCCTCGCCCGGGGGGACCGGATCAGTGCGCTCGCCGCGGTCAACGCGATCGCGGTCGCGCTGGTGGAGCTCGGGGCGGTGGAGGAAGCCGCGGAGCTCTTCGGGCTCGTCGACGCGCTCGGGCCGCGCTTCGGGTTCCACCCCGTCGCGTCGGACGGGTCGTACGCCGAGCCGTTCCGCGCGCGTGCCGCGGCGTCGCTCGGCGGGGCGTGGGATCTCGCGCGCGCCCGCGGCGCCGCGCGCGACGTCGCATGGGCGCTCGAGCGGTCGGCCGCAGCGGCAGGCGGGTCCTGA